In Nothobranchius furzeri strain GRZ-AD chromosome 19, NfurGRZ-RIMD1, whole genome shotgun sequence, the following are encoded in one genomic region:
- the LOC107394555 gene encoding heterogeneous nuclear ribonucleoprotein R isoform X2, which yields MAAAEVNGSSAPLKEEEEPMDVSITHTENYQTLLDAGLPQKVAESLDNIFQTGLVAYVDLDERAIDALREFNEEGALTVLQQFKESDLSHVQNKSAFLCGVMKTYRQREKQGSKVQESTKGPDESKIKSLLERTGYTLDVTTGQRKYGGPPPEDVYTGSQPGIGTEVFVGKIPRDLYEDELVPLFESAGAIWDLRLMMDPLSGQNRGYAFITYCNKDDAQKAVKLCDNHEIRPGKYLGVCISVANNRLFVGSIPKNKTRESILEDFGKVTEGLQDVILYHQPDDKKKNRGFCFLEYEDHKSAAQARRRLMSGKVKVWGNPVTVEWADPVAEPDPEVMAKVKVLFVRKLATAVTEELLEKTFSQFGKLERVKKLKDYAFVHFEDRDAAVKAMDEMNGKELGGEVIEIVLAKPPDKKRKERQAARQTTRSGGYDDYYYYPPPRMPSLGRGRGRGGRGGYAYPPDYYGYDDYYDDYYGYDYHDYRGGYEDPYYGYEDVYSMRSRGTRPSRGGPPPPRARGAPTARGRGGFAQRGPPLGGPRGARGGRGTPFQPQRGRGPRGARGNRGGNVGGKRKADVFTQPDSKRRQTNNQQNWGSQPIAQQPLQQGADYSGGEETRAAPLE from the exons ATGGCTGCTGCTGAGGTGAATGGGAGTTCTGCTCCATTAAAGGAGGAAGAAGAGCCAATGGATGTGTCAATAACACACACAGAAAACTACCAAACACTACTTGATGCTGGGCTGCCTCAGAAAGTCGCTGAAAGTCTAGATAACATCTTCCAGACAG GCTTGGTGGCTTATGTTGACTTGGACGAAAGGGCCATTGATGCTCTGCGAGAGTTCAATGAAGAGGGAGCGCTCACGGTGCTGCAGCAATTCAAAGAGAGTGACCTATCTCATGTGCAG AATAAAAGTGCGTTCCTTTGTGGAGTCATGAAAACATACAGACAGAGGGAAAAACAAGGAAGCAAGGTACAAGAGTCCACCAAGGGTCCAGATGAGTCCAAaataaag tCTCTGTTGGAGAGGACAGGATACACTCTGGACGTGACTACAGGGCAGAGAAAATATGGAGGCCCTCCACCTGAGGACGTATACACAGGCTCACAACCAGGGATTGGAACTGAG GTGTTTGTTGGGAAAATCCCCAGGGATCTTTATGAAGATGAGCTTGTGCCTCTGTTTGAGTCTGCTGGTGCCATCTGGGACCTCAGGTTAATGATGGACCCCCTGTCTGGTCAGAACAGAGGTTATGCTTTCATCACATACTGCAATAAAGATGACGCACAAAAGGCTGTGAAGCTA TGTGATAACCATGAAATTCGCCCTGGCAAGTACTTGGGAGTTTGTATATCTGTTGCAAACAATCGCTTGTTTGTTGGATCCATTCCCAAGAACAAGACACGGGAAAGTATACTGGAGGACTTTGGGAAAGTGACAG AGGGTCTGCAGGATGTGATACTGTATCACCAGCCAGATGACAAGAAGAAAAACCGCGGTTTCTGTTTTCTGGAGTACGAGGATCACAAGTCTGCAGCACAGGCACGTCGCCGCCTAATGAGTGGGAAGGTCAAAGTGTGGGGCAACCCTGTGACAGTGGAGTGGGCTGACCCTGTTGCTGAACCAGACCCAGAAGTCATGGCCAAG GTAAAAGTGCTTTTTGTCAGGAAGCTGGCTACAGCTGTGACTGAAGAACTTCTGGAGAAAACCTTCTCCCAGTTTGGGAAGCTGGAACGGGTGAAAAAGTTGAAAGACTATGCTTTTGTCCATTTTGAAGATAGGGATGCTGCTGTAAAG GCTATGGATGAGATGAATGGGAAGGAGCTTGGAGGTGAGGTAATTGAGATTGTTTTGGCAAAGCCCCCAGACAAGAAAAGGAAAGAGCGCCAAGCAGCTCGGCAGACCACCAGGAGTGGCGG GTATGatgactactactactacccACCTCCACGCATGCCATCACTAGGCAGAGGAAGGGGTCGTGGTGGCCGGGGAGGCTATGCCTATCCACCTGATTACTATGGCTATGACGATTACTATGACGATTACTATGGCTACGATTATCACGACTACCGCGGTGGCTATGAGGACCCTTACTACGGCTATGAAGATGTGTACAGCATGAGGAGTCGTGGTACTCGCCCCAGCAGGGGTGGACCTCCACCACCTAGGGCTCGCGGGGCTCCAACAGCACGAGGTCGGGGTGGCTTTGCACAAAGGGGGCCACCCCTTGGAGGTCCACGTGGCGCTCGAGGAGGACGTGGAACCCCTTTCCAACCTCAGAGGGGCCGTGGTCCTCGCGGTGCCAGGGGTAATCGTGGCGGGAACGTTGGCGGAAAGAGGAAGGCAGATGTGTTTACCCAGCCCGACTCCAAGCGCCGCCAGACCAACAACCAGCAGAACTGGGGGTCCCAGCCCATCGCCCAGCAGCCCTTGCAGCAGGGGGCCGACTATTCCG GTGGAGAAGAAACGAGAGCGGCACCACTAGAATGA
- the LOC107394555 gene encoding heterogeneous nuclear ribonucleoprotein R isoform X1, producing the protein MAAAEVNGSSAPLKEEEEPMDVSITHTENYQTLLDAGLPQKVAESLDNIFQTGLVAYVDLDERAIDALREFNEEGALTVLQQFKESDLSHVQNKSAFLCGVMKTYRQREKQGSKVQESTKGPDESKIKSLLERTGYTLDVTTGQRKYGGPPPEDVYTGSQPGIGTEVFVGKIPRDLYEDELVPLFESAGAIWDLRLMMDPLSGQNRGYAFITYCNKDDAQKAVKLCDNHEIRPGKYLGVCISVANNRLFVGSIPKNKTRESILEDFGKVTEGLQDVILYHQPDDKKKNRGFCFLEYEDHKSAAQARRRLMSGKVKVWGNPVTVEWADPVAEPDPEVMAKVKVLFVRKLATAVTEELLEKTFSQFGKLERVKKLKDYAFVHFEDRDAAVKAMDEMNGKELGGEVIEIVLAKPPDKKRKERQAARQTTRSGGYDDYYYYPPPRMPSLGRGRGRGGRGGYAYPPDYYGYDDYYDDYYGYDYHDYRGGYEDPYYGYEDVYSMRSRGTRPSRGGPPPPRARGAPTARGRGGFAQRGPPLGGPRGARGGRGTPFQPQRGRGPRGARGNRGGNVGGKRKADVFTQPDSKRRQTNNQQNWGSQPIAQQPLQQGADYSGNYGYSNDTMEFSQDSYGQQWK; encoded by the exons ATGGCTGCTGCTGAGGTGAATGGGAGTTCTGCTCCATTAAAGGAGGAAGAAGAGCCAATGGATGTGTCAATAACACACACAGAAAACTACCAAACACTACTTGATGCTGGGCTGCCTCAGAAAGTCGCTGAAAGTCTAGATAACATCTTCCAGACAG GCTTGGTGGCTTATGTTGACTTGGACGAAAGGGCCATTGATGCTCTGCGAGAGTTCAATGAAGAGGGAGCGCTCACGGTGCTGCAGCAATTCAAAGAGAGTGACCTATCTCATGTGCAG AATAAAAGTGCGTTCCTTTGTGGAGTCATGAAAACATACAGACAGAGGGAAAAACAAGGAAGCAAGGTACAAGAGTCCACCAAGGGTCCAGATGAGTCCAAaataaag tCTCTGTTGGAGAGGACAGGATACACTCTGGACGTGACTACAGGGCAGAGAAAATATGGAGGCCCTCCACCTGAGGACGTATACACAGGCTCACAACCAGGGATTGGAACTGAG GTGTTTGTTGGGAAAATCCCCAGGGATCTTTATGAAGATGAGCTTGTGCCTCTGTTTGAGTCTGCTGGTGCCATCTGGGACCTCAGGTTAATGATGGACCCCCTGTCTGGTCAGAACAGAGGTTATGCTTTCATCACATACTGCAATAAAGATGACGCACAAAAGGCTGTGAAGCTA TGTGATAACCATGAAATTCGCCCTGGCAAGTACTTGGGAGTTTGTATATCTGTTGCAAACAATCGCTTGTTTGTTGGATCCATTCCCAAGAACAAGACACGGGAAAGTATACTGGAGGACTTTGGGAAAGTGACAG AGGGTCTGCAGGATGTGATACTGTATCACCAGCCAGATGACAAGAAGAAAAACCGCGGTTTCTGTTTTCTGGAGTACGAGGATCACAAGTCTGCAGCACAGGCACGTCGCCGCCTAATGAGTGGGAAGGTCAAAGTGTGGGGCAACCCTGTGACAGTGGAGTGGGCTGACCCTGTTGCTGAACCAGACCCAGAAGTCATGGCCAAG GTAAAAGTGCTTTTTGTCAGGAAGCTGGCTACAGCTGTGACTGAAGAACTTCTGGAGAAAACCTTCTCCCAGTTTGGGAAGCTGGAACGGGTGAAAAAGTTGAAAGACTATGCTTTTGTCCATTTTGAAGATAGGGATGCTGCTGTAAAG GCTATGGATGAGATGAATGGGAAGGAGCTTGGAGGTGAGGTAATTGAGATTGTTTTGGCAAAGCCCCCAGACAAGAAAAGGAAAGAGCGCCAAGCAGCTCGGCAGACCACCAGGAGTGGCGG GTATGatgactactactactacccACCTCCACGCATGCCATCACTAGGCAGAGGAAGGGGTCGTGGTGGCCGGGGAGGCTATGCCTATCCACCTGATTACTATGGCTATGACGATTACTATGACGATTACTATGGCTACGATTATCACGACTACCGCGGTGGCTATGAGGACCCTTACTACGGCTATGAAGATGTGTACAGCATGAGGAGTCGTGGTACTCGCCCCAGCAGGGGTGGACCTCCACCACCTAGGGCTCGCGGGGCTCCAACAGCACGAGGTCGGGGTGGCTTTGCACAAAGGGGGCCACCCCTTGGAGGTCCACGTGGCGCTCGAGGAGGACGTGGAACCCCTTTCCAACCTCAGAGGGGCCGTGGTCCTCGCGGTGCCAGGGGTAATCGTGGCGGGAACGTTGGCGGAAAGAGGAAGGCAGATGTGTTTACCCAGCCCGACTCCAAGCGCCGCCAGACCAACAACCAGCAGAACTGGGGGTCCCAGCCCATCGCCCAGCAGCCCTTGCAGCAGGGGGCCGACTATTCCGGTAACTATGGTTACAGTAATGACACCATGGAGTTTTCACAGGATTCTTATGGGCAACAGTGGAAGTAG
- the atp5if1a gene encoding ATPase inhibitor A, mitochondrial — protein sequence MTLTYLSPRPFHSNFRFFHPLLLLAQLVQKKVFLLSRCFNSFRQVMARLLLRGNLRSCIASQIRMGSDQLGELGKGAGKGGGGGGYVRSAGGAFGKREAAEEELYFRQKEREQLEALRKHHSEEIEHHKKEIERLQKEIDRHKGKIRKLTHDD from the exons ATGACCCTCACATACTTGTCTCCACGCCCATTTCATTCAAATTTCCGCTTTTTTCACCCACTACTGTTGTTGGCCCAGTTGGTCCAGAAGAAGGTCTTTTTGCTGTCTCGTTGCTTTAATAGTTTCAGACAAGTGATGGCACGGCTTCTTTTGAGAGGAAACTTGAGGAGTTGCATCGCCTCTCAGATCAGAATGGGATCTGATCAG CTTGGTGAATTGGGAAAGGGAGCAgggaaaggtggtggtggtggaggctaTGTGAGGTCAGCAGGAGGTGCCTTTGGAAAGCGAGAAGCAGCAGAGGAGGAGCTGTACTTCCG GCAGAAGGAACGGGAGCAGTTGGAGGCACTAAGGAAGCATCATTCAGAAGAGATCGAGCACCACAAAAAGGAGATTGAACGCCTACAGAAGGAGATCGACCGCCACAAGGGCAAAATCAGAAAGCTCACGCACGACGATTAA